In one Pseudomonas sp. Bout1 genomic region, the following are encoded:
- a CDS encoding MFS transporter, translating into MQNSTQAANAWRILFLLFLANLFNFFDRTIPAIIIEPIRMEWHLSDFQLGIIGTAFTLVYAIAGLPLGRMADTGSRSKLMGWGLAVWSGLTAVNGLVGSFWTFLLVRMGIGIGEASYAPAANSLIGDLFPAHRRARAMGIFMLGLPLGLLLAFFTIGAMVKAFDSWRAPFFIAAVPGLILAVFMFYIKEPKRGAAETVQVSQEKVDRPIRRVLAVPTFLWLVLAGLCFNFATYACNSFLVPMLQRYFLLPLQDAAVATGVIVGVTGLFGLTLGGWVADKIHQRVANGRLLFAACSLIISTVTTAWALHAGRIEIGVFVALFSVGWLFAYNFYTCVYTAIQDVVEPRLRATAMALFFAGLYLLGGGMGPIVVGGLSDHFAHSAMYADGAQQMTEAYKAVGLHDAMYLIPVALFLTMLFLFQASRSFVRDALRMKDGLGVVEVPARAVTA; encoded by the coding sequence ATGCAGAACTCGACCCAAGCGGCGAATGCCTGGCGCATTCTGTTCCTGCTGTTCCTGGCCAACCTGTTCAACTTTTTCGACCGCACCATTCCCGCGATCATCATCGAACCCATCCGTATGGAGTGGCACCTCAGCGACTTCCAGCTCGGCATCATCGGCACCGCGTTCACCCTGGTTTATGCGATTGCCGGCTTGCCCCTCGGGCGCATGGCCGACACCGGCTCGCGCAGCAAACTCATGGGCTGGGGCCTGGCGGTGTGGAGCGGCTTGACGGCGGTCAACGGGCTGGTGGGCAGCTTCTGGACCTTTTTGCTGGTGCGCATGGGCATCGGCATCGGTGAGGCCAGTTATGCGCCAGCGGCCAACTCGCTGATTGGTGACCTGTTTCCGGCGCATCGTCGGGCCCGGGCCATGGGCATCTTCATGCTGGGCCTGCCCTTGGGGCTGTTGCTGGCGTTCTTCACCATTGGCGCGATGGTCAAGGCGTTCGACAGCTGGCGCGCGCCGTTCTTTATTGCGGCGGTGCCGGGGTTGATCCTCGCGGTGTTCATGTTCTACATCAAGGAACCCAAGCGCGGCGCTGCAGAAACCGTGCAAGTCTCCCAAGAGAAAGTCGACCGCCCGATTCGCCGGGTGCTGGCGGTGCCGACGTTCCTTTGGCTGGTACTGGCGGGCTTGTGCTTCAACTTCGCCACCTACGCCTGCAACTCGTTCCTGGTGCCAATGCTGCAGCGCTATTTCCTGCTGCCGTTGCAGGATGCGGCGGTGGCAACGGGGGTGATTGTCGGGGTGACCGGCTTATTTGGCCTGACGCTGGGCGGTTGGGTGGCAGACAAGATCCATCAGCGGGTGGCCAATGGTCGGCTGTTGTTCGCGGCGTGCAGCTTGATTATCTCCACCGTCACTACCGCCTGGGCGCTGCATGCGGGGCGGATCGAGATTGGTGTGTTTGTGGCGCTGTTCAGTGTCGGCTGGCTGTTTGCCTATAACTTCTACACCTGCGTGTACACGGCGATCCAGGACGTAGTCGAGCCGCGCCTGCGGGCGACGGCGATGGCACTGTTCTTCGCCGGCTTGTATTTGCTGGGCGGGGGCATGGGGCCGATTGTGGTGGGCGGGTTGTCGGATCATTTTGCCCATTCGGCGATGTATGCCGACGGTGCCCAGCAGATGACTGAAGCCTATAAGGCGGTGGGACTGCATGACGCCATGTACCTGATTCCGGTGGCGCTGTTTTTGACCATGCTGTTTCTGTTCCAGGCGTCCCGCAGTTTTGTGCGCGATGCCCTGCGGATGAAGGATGGATTGGGGGTGGTGGAGGTGCCGGCCAGGGCGGTTACTGCCTGA
- the rapA gene encoding RNA polymerase-associated protein RapA — protein MAQQYQPGQRWISDSEAELGLGTVLAQDGRLLTVLYPATGDTRQYALRNAPLTRVRFSPGDSITHFEGWKMTVQEVDDVDGLLVYHGLNGQNEQVTLPETQLSNFIQFRLASDRLFAGQIDPLAWFSLRYHTLEHTSRQLQSALWGLGGVRAQPIAHQLHIACEVADRIAPRVLLADEVGLGKTIEAGLVIHRQLLSGRANRVLILVPENLQHQWLVEMRRRFNLQVALFDEERFIESDAANPFEDTQLALVALEWLVDDEKAQDALFAAGWDLLVVDEAHHLVWHEEKASPEYTLVEQLAEVIPGVLLLTATPEQLGQDSHFARLRLLDPNRFHDLHAFRAESENYRPVAEAVQELLDKGRLSPAAHKTIQGFLGNEGEALLTAVNDGDAEASARLVRELLDRHGTGRVLFRNTRAAVQGFPERKLHAYPLPCPDEYLELPLGEHAELYPEVSFQSQPDVDEEQRWWRFDPRVEWLIDQLKMLKRTKVLVICAHAETAMDLEDALRVRSGIPATVFHEGMNILERDRAAAYFADEEFGAQVLICSEIGSEGRNFQFSHHLVLFDLPAHPDLLEQRIGRLDRIGQKHVIELHVPYLETSPQERLFQWYHEALNAFLNTCPTGNALQHQFGPRLLPLLENADDGEWQALIDEARAERERLEAELHTGRDRLLELNSGGAGEGDALVEDILEQDDQFTLPIYMETLFDAFGIDSEDHSENALILKPSEKMLDASFPLGDDEGVTITYDRNQALSREDMQFITWEHPMVQGGMDLVLSGSMGNTAVALIKNKALKPGTVLLELLYVSEVVAPRSLQLGRYLPPAALRCLLDANGNDLSGRVSFLTLNDQLESVPRASANKFIQAQRDQLTPRINAGEEKIAPRHAERVAEAQRRLAADTDEELARLTALQAVNPTVRDSELVALRQQREQGLAMLDKAALRLEAIRVLVAG, from the coding sequence ATGGCGCAGCAGTATCAACCGGGGCAACGCTGGATTAGTGACAGCGAAGCAGAGCTGGGGTTAGGCACCGTTCTGGCACAGGACGGCCGCTTGTTGACCGTGCTCTATCCGGCCACTGGCGACACTCGCCAGTATGCGCTACGGAATGCGCCCCTCACTCGCGTGAGGTTTTCGCCGGGTGACAGCATCACCCATTTCGAAGGCTGGAAAATGACCGTGCAAGAGGTCGACGACGTCGACGGTTTGCTGGTCTACCACGGCCTCAATGGGCAGAACGAGCAGGTCACCCTGCCGGAAACCCAACTCTCGAACTTCATCCAGTTCCGCCTGGCCAGCGACCGTTTGTTCGCCGGCCAGATCGACCCGCTGGCCTGGTTCTCCCTGCGTTACCACACCCTGGAACACACCAGCCGCCAGTTGCAGTCTGCGCTCTGGGGCTTGGGCGGCGTGCGCGCGCAACCTATCGCGCACCAACTGCACATCGCCTGTGAAGTCGCCGACCGTATCGCGCCACGGGTTTTGCTGGCCGACGAAGTGGGCCTGGGCAAGACCATCGAAGCCGGCCTGGTGATCCATCGCCAGTTGCTGTCGGGCCGCGCCAATCGCGTGCTGATCCTGGTACCGGAAAACCTCCAGCACCAGTGGCTGGTAGAGATGCGCCGCCGCTTCAACCTGCAGGTCGCGCTGTTCGACGAAGAACGTTTTATCGAAAGCGATGCTGCCAACCCGTTCGAAGACACCCAGCTCGCGCTGGTGGCGCTGGAATGGCTGGTGGACGACGAGAAAGCCCAGGACGCACTGTTCGCCGCCGGCTGGGATCTGTTGGTAGTCGACGAAGCTCACCACCTGGTCTGGCACGAAGAGAAAGCCAGCCCCGAGTACACGCTGGTTGAACAACTGGCCGAAGTGATTCCGGGCGTGCTGCTGCTGACCGCAACCCCTGAGCAACTGGGCCAGGACAGCCACTTCGCGCGTCTGCGCCTGCTGGACCCGAACCGCTTCCACGACCTGCACGCCTTTCGCGCCGAGAGCGAAAACTATCGCCCGGTGGCCGAAGCCGTCCAGGAGCTGCTGGACAAGGGCCGCCTGTCTCCAGCCGCCCACAAGACCATCCAGGGTTTCCTCGGCAACGAAGGCGAAGCGCTGCTGACTGCCGTCAACGATGGCGACGCCGAAGCCAGTGCCCGCCTGGTGCGCGAACTGCTGGACCGCCACGGCACCGGCCGTGTGTTGTTCCGCAACACCCGCGCCGCCGTGCAAGGCTTCCCGGAGCGCAAGCTGCACGCCTACCCGCTGCCGTGCCCGGACGAATACCTCGAACTGCCCCTGGGCGAGCACGCCGAGCTGTACCCGGAAGTCAGCTTCCAGTCGCAGCCGGACGTGGACGAAGAACAACGCTGGTGGCGTTTCGACCCGCGCGTCGAGTGGCTGATCGACCAGCTTAAAATGCTCAAGCGCACCAAAGTGTTGGTGATCTGCGCCCACGCCGAAACCGCGATGGACCTGGAGGACGCCCTGCGCGTGCGCTCCGGCATCCCGGCCACGGTGTTCCACGAGGGCATGAACATCCTCGAACGCGACCGCGCCGCTGCGTACTTCGCAGACGAAGAGTTCGGCGCCCAGGTGCTGATCTGCTCGGAAATCGGCAGTGAAGGCCGCAACTTCCAGTTCTCCCATCACTTGGTGCTGTTCGACCTGCCGGCCCACCCGGACCTGCTGGAACAACGGATCGGCCGTCTGGACCGGATCGGCCAGAAGCATGTGATCGAACTGCACGTGCCGTACCTCGAAACCAGCCCGCAAGAGCGGCTGTTCCAGTGGTACCACGAAGCGCTGAATGCGTTCCTCAATACCTGCCCGACCGGCAACGCCTTGCAGCACCAGTTCGGCCCGCGCCTGCTGCCGCTGCTGGAAAACGCCGACGACGGTGAGTGGCAAGCGCTGATCGACGAGGCCCGTGCAGAGCGCGAGCGCCTCGAAGCCGAGCTGCACACCGGCCGCGACCGTCTGCTGGAGCTCAACTCCGGCGGCGCCGGCGAAGGTGATGCGCTGGTGGAAGACATCCTCGAGCAAGACGATCAGTTCACCCTGCCGATCTATATGGAAACCCTGTTCGACGCCTTCGGCATCGACAGCGAAGACCATTCGGAAAACGCACTGATCCTCAAGCCCAGCGAAAAAATGCTCGACGCCAGCTTCCCCTTGGGCGACGACGAAGGCGTGACCATCACCTACGACCGCAACCAGGCACTGTCGCGCGAAGACATGCAGTTCATCACCTGGGAACACCCGATGGTGCAGGGCGGCATGGACCTGGTGTTGTCCGGTTCGATGGGCAACACCGCCGTGGCGCTGATCAAGAACAAGGCGCTCAAGCCGGGCACCGTGTTGCTGGAACTGCTCTATGTCAGCGAAGTGGTTGCCCCGCGCTCGCTGCAACTGGGCCGCTACCTGCCACCGGCGGCGCTGCGTTGCCTGCTGGACGCCAACGGCAATGACCTGTCGGGCCGCGTCTCGTTCCTGACCTTGAACGACCAGCTGGAAAGCGTGCCACGGGCCAGCGCCAACAAGTTCATCCAGGCCCAGCGCGACCAGCTGACGCCACGGATCAACGCCGGTGAAGAGAAGATCGCCCCGCGTCACGCCGAGCGTGTGGCCGAGGCTCAACGTCGCCTGGCGGCGGATACCGATGAAGAGCTGGCGCGCCTGACCGCGTTGCAAGCGGTCAACCCGACTGTGCGTGACAGCGAACTGGTTGCCCTGCGCCAACAGCGCGAGCAAGGCCTGGCCATGCTCGACAAGGCGGCGCTGCGACTGGAAGCGATCCGGGTGTTGGTCGCGGGCTAA
- a CDS encoding aspartate-semialdehyde dehydrogenase — MLPPMLPLSVVPVTSQLDPVRQKPDIPPVAPVQASSNESTIDLQKRDPEEAALLLREEQRRQQEQQRRRREADEDPQEHLAIPGDELNADNTVPVVPLIEDALRQGLWVDVEV; from the coding sequence ATGCTGCCACCCATGCTGCCCTTGAGTGTTGTGCCGGTCACGTCGCAGCTCGACCCGGTCCGTCAGAAACCGGATATCCCGCCCGTGGCGCCTGTTCAGGCAAGCTCCAACGAAAGCACCATCGACCTGCAAAAACGCGACCCCGAGGAAGCAGCACTGTTGCTGCGCGAGGAACAGCGACGCCAGCAGGAACAGCAAAGGCGCCGTCGCGAAGCCGACGAAGACCCGCAGGAGCACCTGGCCATTCCCGGTGACGAACTCAACGCCGACAACACCGTGCCCGTGGTGCCGCTGATCGAAGATGCGCTCCGGCAAGGCTTGTGGGTGGACGTCGAGGTTTAA
- a CDS encoding aminotransferase class V-fold PLP-dependent enzyme, whose translation MTVLSLAQVRALRDETPGCQSGIVHFNHAGASLPSQGTLDAIIDQLQREARDGPMEAGEHGALLAEKARRAAAQLLNAPASSIAFASSGSTAWSMAFQALGPWQAGDRILVGRHEWGGNLASMQSAVQAGAQVEVIPCDETGAVSVAGLEAMLDARVRLIDLTWLPANSGLINPAEAIGQLARRHGIAYFIDAGQAIGQVPVDVQALGCDVLKGAGRKHLRGPRGTALLYVRADFLERLNPAQRDVLSAPWSPAGFDLRNDARRFETSEVSFALLAGLGNALLEINRLGVEHVRQTVQLLSESLREELRRIEGVTLHDLGTAANQSGLIAFNLAGWDAFELKRRLGLKRINIGANGVPYTPLDMQARQLQSVARISVSYLNTAQDIEQLFAALHELRG comes from the coding sequence GTGACCGTGCTGTCCCTGGCGCAAGTCCGGGCACTACGCGACGAAACGCCGGGCTGCCAGTCGGGCATCGTCCACTTCAACCACGCTGGAGCATCCCTGCCCAGCCAGGGGACGCTCGACGCGATCATTGACCAGTTGCAGCGCGAAGCCCGCGACGGCCCAATGGAAGCTGGCGAGCACGGTGCGCTGCTGGCGGAGAAAGCCCGTCGCGCCGCTGCCCAATTGCTTAATGCGCCGGCGTCCTCGATTGCCTTTGCCAGCAGTGGCTCGACCGCCTGGAGCATGGCGTTCCAGGCCCTGGGCCCGTGGCAAGCGGGTGACCGCATCCTGGTGGGCCGCCACGAATGGGGTGGCAACCTGGCGAGCATGCAGTCGGCCGTGCAAGCCGGTGCACAGGTGGAGGTGATCCCTTGCGATGAAACCGGCGCCGTGTCTGTCGCCGGCCTGGAAGCCATGCTCGACGCCCGGGTGCGGTTGATCGACCTGACCTGGCTCCCCGCCAACAGCGGTTTGATCAACCCCGCCGAGGCCATCGGCCAGTTGGCCAGGCGTCACGGTATCGCCTACTTCATTGACGCCGGGCAAGCCATCGGCCAAGTGCCGGTGGATGTGCAAGCGTTGGGGTGCGATGTGCTCAAGGGTGCCGGGCGCAAACATCTACGGGGCCCGCGCGGGACAGCGCTGCTCTACGTGCGGGCGGATTTTCTGGAGCGTTTGAACCCGGCCCAGCGCGACGTGCTTTCTGCACCCTGGAGCCCTGCGGGTTTTGATCTGCGCAACGACGCGCGGCGCTTTGAAACCAGCGAAGTGTCATTCGCGTTGTTGGCAGGCCTGGGCAATGCGCTGCTGGAGATCAATCGGCTGGGGGTTGAGCACGTCCGCCAGACGGTCCAGCTTCTAAGCGAGAGCCTGCGCGAAGAACTGCGCCGAATCGAGGGGGTTACCTTGCATGATTTGGGAACTGCCGCGAACCAGTCCGGCCTTATCGCCTTCAACCTCGCCGGCTGGGACGCCTTCGAGCTCAAACGGCGCCTGGGGCTCAAGCGGATCAACATTGGCGCCAACGGCGTGCCCTACACCCCACTGGACATGCAGGCCCGCCAGCTGCAGAGCGTGGCGCGAATCTCTGTGAGTTACCTCAATACCGCGCAAGACATCGAGCAACTGTTCGCCGCCCTGCACGAGTTGCGGGGTTAA
- a CDS encoding RidA family protein, whose amino-acid sequence MSHSIAQRVQALGLSLPTPSQPIANYVNYVISQNQLFISGQIPLQDGKPTFIGRLGESISEDEGAKAAELAALGLLAQLSDALGDDLSRLVRIIRLGVFIASSGDFQRQGAVANGASNLLVNALGDKGRHARTAVGVASLPGGVAVEIDAIFELQP is encoded by the coding sequence ATGAGCCACTCCATTGCCCAACGTGTACAAGCCCTCGGCCTGAGCCTGCCGACACCCAGCCAGCCAATCGCCAACTACGTCAATTACGTGATCAGCCAGAACCAATTGTTCATCTCCGGCCAAATCCCGCTGCAGGACGGCAAACCGACGTTCATTGGCCGGCTGGGCGAATCCATCAGCGAAGACGAAGGTGCCAAGGCTGCCGAACTCGCCGCGCTGGGCCTGCTGGCGCAATTGAGCGATGCCCTGGGCGATGACCTTTCGCGGCTGGTACGCATCATCCGGCTGGGCGTGTTTATCGCCAGCAGCGGGGATTTCCAGCGCCAGGGCGCGGTGGCCAATGGCGCCTCGAACCTGCTGGTCAACGCCCTCGGCGACAAAGGCCGCCACGCCCGCACGGCCGTGGGCGTCGCCAGCCTCCCGGGCGGCGTGGCGGTGGAGATCGATGCGATTTTCGAGCTGCAACCGTGA
- a CDS encoding LysR substrate-binding domain-containing protein yields MALHKDLPPLLALRAFEAVARHLSFIKAAAELSVTQSALSHQVQKLEQHLGKPLFIRRTRAIDLTEDGQHYYDQIRPALDAIAAATRQQQTPPATTVLRIGLLASFATLWLAPRLAGFLSRYPHIQVELVPAIQLADVAAAEVDLAIRYGKGDWADVQATRLMSETLSPVCSPAFKASQLDNGPLLMATSHRPFEWTDWSRHYQVDVEHYPKALLHDYNIVVEAAVAGQGIAMGRHRLIERRLKDGTLVKAFDWPPYQSEIGYWLITPQGDISKAATCFSEWLQQTCADA; encoded by the coding sequence GTGGCACTGCACAAGGACCTTCCCCCGCTCCTGGCCCTGCGCGCCTTTGAGGCCGTGGCCCGGCACCTGAGCTTTATCAAGGCCGCCGCCGAGCTGTCGGTGACCCAAAGTGCCCTCAGCCATCAGGTACAAAAGCTCGAACAGCACCTGGGCAAGCCGCTGTTTATCCGACGCACCCGCGCCATCGATCTGACTGAAGACGGCCAACACTACTACGACCAAATCCGCCCGGCCCTTGACGCCATCGCCGCCGCCACCCGCCAGCAACAAACGCCACCCGCCACCACCGTGCTGCGCATCGGCCTGCTCGCCTCGTTCGCCACTTTGTGGCTGGCGCCGCGACTGGCCGGGTTTCTGAGCCGTTACCCGCACATCCAGGTGGAGTTGGTACCGGCGATTCAGCTGGCAGATGTCGCCGCGGCCGAGGTCGACCTGGCGATTCGCTACGGCAAGGGCGACTGGGCCGACGTGCAGGCCACGCGCCTGATGAGCGAAACACTGTCGCCGGTGTGCAGCCCGGCGTTCAAGGCCAGCCAACTGGATAACGGCCCATTGCTGATGGCCACTTCGCACCGCCCTTTTGAGTGGACCGACTGGTCCAGGCATTACCAGGTGGACGTGGAGCATTACCCCAAGGCGCTGCTGCACGACTACAACATCGTGGTCGAAGCCGCCGTCGCCGGCCAGGGCATTGCCATGGGCCGTCACCGCCTGATCGAACGCCGACTGAAGGACGGCACGTTGGTGAAAGCCTTCGACTGGCCGCCCTACCAGAGCGAGATCGGCTACTGGTTGATCACCCCGCAAGGCGATATCAGCAAAGCAGCCACCTGTTTCAGTGAGTGGCTGCAGCAAACCTGTGCCGACGCATGA
- the ccoM gene encoding cytochrome c oxidase subunit CcoM produces the protein MFFDNVVFAGVLTVGLMVMFFVGFGIFIWKDANKRKKP, from the coding sequence ATGTTTTTCGATAATGTGGTATTTGCCGGAGTGCTGACGGTTGGCCTCATGGTGATGTTCTTTGTCGGGTTTGGAATTTTTATCTGGAAAGACGCTAACAAGCGTAAGAAGCCTTAG
- a CDS encoding inorganic phosphate transporter, whose amino-acid sequence MIDLFSGLDAWVLVSLLLALAFVLAFEFINGFHDTANAVATVIYTKAMPPHLAVFFSGVFNFLGVLLGGVGVAYAIVHLLPVELLINVNTGHGLAMVFSLLAAAITWNLGTWYFGIPASSSHTLIGSILGVGLANALINDIPLADGVNWQKAIDIGASLVFSPMAGFVVAALVLLGLKWWRPLSKMHKTPDQRRKLDDKKHPPFWNRLVLVISAMAVSFVHGSNDGQKGIGLIMLVLIGIVPAQFVLDLGSTTYQIERTRDATLHLNQFYQRNHETLGEFLALGKSVKDDLPGKFQCNPQQTEPTINALLGTLKGVSDYHSLTAEHRIEVRRYLLCLDDTAKKVGKLPGLDAREKSDLDKLRKDLTATTEYAPFWVILAVALALGLGTMVGWKRVVLTIGEKIGKQGMTYAQGMSAQITTASMIGLANIFSLPVSTTHVLSSGVAGTMVANKSGLQGGTVKTILMAWVLTLPATVGLSAGLFWLASKALGS is encoded by the coding sequence ATGATCGATTTATTCAGCGGACTGGATGCTTGGGTTCTAGTGAGCCTGTTGCTCGCCCTGGCCTTTGTCCTCGCCTTCGAGTTCATCAATGGCTTTCATGACACCGCTAACGCGGTTGCCACAGTCATCTATACCAAAGCCATGCCGCCGCATCTGGCCGTGTTCTTCTCCGGGGTGTTCAACTTCCTCGGCGTGTTGCTCGGTGGTGTCGGTGTTGCGTATGCCATCGTGCACTTGCTGCCGGTGGAACTGCTGATCAATGTGAACACCGGCCACGGTCTGGCCATGGTCTTCTCATTGTTGGCCGCGGCCATCACCTGGAACCTCGGCACCTGGTATTTCGGGATCCCGGCGTCCAGCTCCCACACCCTGATCGGCTCGATCCTTGGTGTCGGCCTGGCCAACGCCCTGATCAACGACATTCCTCTGGCTGACGGTGTCAACTGGCAGAAAGCGATCGATATCGGCGCCTCGCTGGTGTTCTCGCCGATGGCTGGTTTCGTGGTGGCAGCCCTGGTGCTGCTCGGCCTGAAATGGTGGCGCCCGCTGTCGAAGATGCACAAGACGCCGGACCAGCGCCGCAAGCTCGACGACAAGAAGCACCCGCCTTTCTGGAACCGCCTTGTACTGGTGATTTCGGCGATGGCCGTGAGCTTTGTGCACGGCTCCAACGACGGGCAGAAAGGTATTGGCCTGATCATGCTGGTGTTGATTGGTATTGTGCCGGCGCAGTTTGTACTGGACCTGGGCAGCACCACTTACCAGATCGAGCGTACCCGCGACGCCACGCTGCACTTGAATCAGTTCTACCAGCGCAATCACGAAACCCTTGGTGAGTTCCTTGCCTTGGGCAAAAGCGTGAAAGATGATTTGCCGGGCAAGTTCCAGTGCAATCCGCAGCAGACTGAACCGACTATCAATGCGTTGCTGGGTACTTTGAAGGGTGTCTCTGACTACCATTCATTGACCGCCGAGCATCGGATTGAAGTGCGTCGTTACCTGTTGTGCCTGGATGACACCGCAAAGAAGGTCGGCAAGTTGCCTGGCCTGGATGCGCGTGAAAAGTCGGACCTGGACAAGTTGCGCAAGGACCTGACGGCTACCACCGAATATGCACCGTTCTGGGTGATCCTGGCCGTGGCGTTGGCCCTGGGCCTGGGCACCATGGTGGGCTGGAAGCGTGTGGTGTTGACCATTGGTGAGAAGATCGGCAAGCAAGGGATGACCTACGCCCAGGGCATGTCGGCGCAGATCACCACGGCCAGCATGATTGGCTTGGCCAACATCTTCAGCTTGCCGGTTTCCACGACCCATGTGTTGTCTTCGGGTGTGGCCGGTACCATGGTGGCTAACAAGAGCGGGTTGCAAGGTGGCACCGTCAAGACCATTTTGATGGCTTGGGTGTTGACGCTACCGGCGACTGTGGGCCTTTCGGCCGGGTTGTTCTGGTTGGCTTCCAAGGCTTTGGGTAGCTGA
- the pcaR gene encoding pca regulon transcriptional regulator PcaR, producing the protein MNDQLRNSFASVAPPIVASPAKRIQAFTGDPDFMTSLARGLAVVQAFQERKRHLTIAQISHRTEIPRAAVRRCLHTLIKLGYATTDGRTYSLLPKVLTLGHAYLSSTPLAVSAQPYLDRMSEQLHEACNMATLEGDDILYIARSATTQRLISVDLSVGGRLPAYCTSMGRILLAALDDASLQDYLDHADLQTKTSRTLTTPQALFECLQEVRQQGWCIVDQELEQGLRSIAVPVYDASGQVLAALNVSTHAGRVSRSELEQRFLPSMLSASQELSAQLFA; encoded by the coding sequence ATGAACGATCAATTGCGCAACTCCTTCGCATCAGTGGCGCCGCCGATCGTTGCGTCACCGGCCAAGCGCATCCAGGCGTTTACCGGTGATCCGGACTTCATGACTTCCCTGGCCCGTGGCCTGGCCGTGGTGCAGGCGTTCCAGGAGCGCAAGCGCCACCTCACCATCGCGCAGATCAGCCACCGCACGGAAATTCCTCGCGCAGCCGTGCGCCGTTGCCTGCATACCCTGATCAAGCTCGGCTACGCCACCACCGACGGGCGCACCTATTCGCTGCTGCCCAAGGTGCTGACCCTCGGCCACGCGTACCTGTCGTCCACGCCTCTTGCAGTGTCGGCCCAGCCGTACCTGGACCGCATGAGCGAGCAACTCCACGAAGCCTGCAACATGGCCACCCTGGAAGGTGATGACATCCTCTACATTGCCCGCTCCGCCACCACCCAGCGCCTGATTTCGGTCGACCTCTCGGTGGGCGGCCGCCTGCCGGCCTATTGCACCTCGATGGGCCGCATCCTGCTGGCCGCGCTCGATGATGCCTCGCTGCAGGACTACCTCGACCATGCCGACCTGCAAACCAAGACCAGCCGCACCCTCACCACCCCGCAAGCCTTGTTCGAATGCCTGCAGGAAGTGCGGCAGCAGGGCTGGTGCATCGTCGACCAGGAGCTGGAGCAGGGCCTGCGTTCCATTGCCGTGCCGGTGTACGACGCTTCCGGCCAGGTGCTGGCTGCGCTGAACGTCAGCACCCATGCCGGGCGGGTCAGCCGCAGTGAGCTGGAGCAGCGTTTCCTGCCGAGCATGCTCAGCGCCAGCCAGGAGTTGAGCGCCCAACTGTTTGCCTAA